TCGAAAATATCGTCATCTAACAACATCCACCTCATCGGATACCTGACCGTTGAACACGGGGCAACACGCACCGTGCAGTCACTGCCAAATGCTAGCAGATCGTCGCCGATTATCCCGCAGGAAAAGCGTCAGTTAGGTACGCTGGCGTACGCTAGAGCCACTTTTTCACGCATCCACGCCCTTCATGCCTTCCTCCGTATAGCGCGCGCCCGCCGCCATGCCCAGGGGAAAGGCCGCGTTCATCGCCGCCAGCTCCGCCCCGTCCAGCCGCACGGCCAGCGCGCCGAGGTTGTCGTGCAGGTAGGCGATGCGCTTGGTGCCGGGGATGGGAATGATGTCGTCGCCTTGCGCCAGCAGCCAGGCCAGCGCCAGCTGGGCCGGCGTGCAGCCTTTGGCGCGCGCGATGTCCCTGACCTGCGCGACGATGGCCTGGTTATGCGCCAGGTTGTCGGCGGCAAAACGGGGATTGAAGTGGCGGAAATCTCCCGCGTCGAGACTGGCCGCATCGGCGATGGCGCCCGTCAGGAAACCGCGCCCCAGCGGGCTGTAGGCAAAGAAACTGGCGCCCACGTCGCGGCAGGCGGCCAGTACGCCCTGCTCCGGCTCGCGTGTCCACAGCGAGTATTCGCTCTGCACGGCAGCCACGGGGCAGAGCGCCGCCGCGCGCCGCAAAGTGGCGGCGCTCACTTCGCACAGGCCCACGGCGCGAATTTTTCCTTCTTGCCGCAATTGCGCCAGCGCTCCCATCGACTCTGCCAAAGGGGTATCGAGGTTCAGGCGGTGCAGGTAAAACAGGTCGATGCTCTCCACGCCCAGGCGCGCCAGCGACGCTTCGCACGCCTGGCGGATGTAGGCGGGGGAATTGTCGACGCGGCGCGCATAACTGCCCGGCTCGCGCGCCAGGCCGCACTTGGTGGCGACCAGCGCCTGGCCTGGGTGGCGCGCCAGGAAACGTCCCAGCAATTGCTCGTTGTGGCCAAAACCGTAGGCGTCTGCCGTGTCAAACAGGGTCACGCCCGCCGCCAGGGCCGCTTCCAGGGTGGCCATCGATTGCGCCTCGTCCGTGGCGCCATAAAATTCCGACATGCCCATGCAGCCCAGGCCCAGTGCCGAACTGTTCAAGCCGCTATTACCGATGCGTCGTTGTTGCATGCTGCTCTCCTCATGTGTTGACCCGATGCAGCCAGTCTAGGCCGTGCCGGCTGGCGGGGGAATGCGCGATTTCGTGATACCTTTCTGGTATGAGAGCCCTCGACACCCACGCCCTGACCCTGTTTTGCGCCGTCGCCCGTTGCCTGAACTTTCGCCAGGCGGCCGAACAATTGCACATGACCCAGCCGCCCTTGTCGCGCGCCATCAAGACACTGGAAGAAAAACTGGGCGCGCGCCTGTTCGAGCGCGACACGCAGGGCGTGGCCTTGACGCAGGCGGGCCGCACCCTGCTGCCGCAGGCACTGCACATCCTCGACTTGCTGGAGACGGCGCAAACGTCGCTGCAGCGTGATGCCGCCCCCGCACGCCTGCGCCTGGGTCTGACCAGCTCCGTGGCGGCCGGCCTGTTCCGCCCGCTGCTGGCGGCGCTGGAGGCGCAACTGGGCAATGTCCGGCTGGAACTGACGGCGGCACCGTCGCCGCGCCTGGTGGCTGGCGTGCGCAAGGGCCAGCTCGACGCGACCCTGCTCGCGCTGCCCAGCGCCACGTTCGAACTGACCGTGCAGCCGCTGGCGCGCCAGCCCATGATGCTGGCCCTGCCCGCCGGGCACCGGCTGGCGAAGAAGCGCAAGCTCAGTCTGACCGACATCGCGGCAGAATCGATTTACTGGTTCGAACGGGCGCGCCAGCCCGCCTTCTTCGACCATTGCCAGCAAGTGTTTCGCCGCCATGGCTTCGCGCCCGCCTTCCTGCGCGAGGCGCCCGACCACCACGTGCTGCTCGGCGACGTGGCGGCCGGCAAGGGCATGGCGCTGCTGGCCGACTCGTTCCGCGCGTTGCGCCTCGCTGGCGTGGCCTACCGGCCATTGGTGGAGGGCGAGGAATTGGCGGCCGGCATCGGCCTGGCCTGGCGGAAAGAGCACGGCCATGCGGCACTGCCCCTGCTGCGCCGGCTGGCGCAACAACACCTGCAAAAGTGAGGGTCACACGCGGATGCGCCAGACGCGCTACCATAGCGCCTTCCCCATTTTGCGCCCCACCACGACCATGACGTTTACCCTCAACGACGCCGCCTACGCCACCGATACCCCCGCCGCCAAGCAAGCCATGTATGCGGACCTGCGTTCGCAGCTGCAAGGCTTGCTGTCGGGCGAAACCGACTTCATCGCCAATACGGCCAACTTCAGTTCGCTGGTCTTCCACACGATGCCGGGCCTGAACTGGGCCGGCTTTTATTTCCTCAAGGGCGAGGAACTGGTGCTGGGACCGTTCCAGGGCAAGCCGGCCTGCATCCGCATCAAGAAGGGCCGCGGCGTATGCGGCACCACCGTGGTCGAAGGCAAGTCCATCGTCGTGCAGGACGTGCACGCCTTTCCCGGCCACATCGCCTGCGACGTCAATTCCCGTTCGGAACTGGTCGTGCCCGTGTTTGCACACGGCCAGATCGTCGGCGTGTTCGACCTCGACAGCCCTTTGACCGGCCGCTTCGATGACGTCGACGCGCAAGGCGTCGAATCGCTGGTGCGCGTGCTGGAAGCGGCTATCGTCGCTGAATAATCAGTTGCCGGACTTGACGGCGATGAATTCGCCCTTGCCGACAGTCGCCAGGCACGTCGTATAGCGGCTGTCGGCGCGGATGGCTTCGATGAAGCCGGCCATGTCCGCGTAGTGCGAACTGGCGTTGTCGACCACCAGCACGCCGCCCGCCGCCAGCACCCGGTCCAGCTGCGGCCACCATTGTGCGTATTGCTGGCGCGCGGAATCGAGGAAGATGAAATCGTAGGCGCCGTCCGCCGCATCGCGCAGCACGTCGCCCGCGTCCGCCAGCAGCTGACCGATCACGCCTTGCAGTTGCGCGCGCACAAAGTTGTCGTGCGCCATGTCGAACTTGTCCTGCGCCTTTTCCACCGTCACCACGCTGCCGCCCAGCGCCTGCGCCGCGCGCGCCAGCCACAGGGTCGAGTAACCGTTCGAGGTGCCGATTTCCAGCAGCCGGCGCGCGCCGCGCGCGTGCACGAGCACGGCCAGCAATTCGCCCGTATCGCGCGTGATATTGAGCATGCGGCTGGCACGTTCCGTGTGCGCCGCATCGTTGCTGCTGCCGAAGGCTTCGAGTTCGCTCAACAGGGTATCAATGTCCGGCATGATGGCTCCTTGTGAAAAACACCAGCATAGCAAAAAAACTAGGCGCTGGCGCGGCGCAGGGGGCGCTTCAGGGTTTGCACCATCACCACGCCTAGCAGGGTCACGCCGCCGCCGATCACATCGTAGCTGTGCAAGGTTTCACCGAGGAACAGCATGGCGATAATCACCGTGAACACGGGCAGCAGATTCATCAAGGTGGTGGCGCGGCTGGGTCCCAGCTTGGCCAGGCCATGCATCCACAAAAACGGCGCGACAATCGATGCGGGGATGCCGGCAAACAGCACCAGCGGCAAGCCGGCGCCGGTGACGGGCGGCGCCGACTGGCTCAAGTAATACACGAACAGCACGGGCACGGCGCACCAGACCTGGATCAGCAAGGAGTGCCAGTTTTTCAGAGGAATCTTCCAGCGCTTGAGCAGCACGCCGTAGCCCGCATACGACAGGCAGGCCAGCAGCATCAGCGCGTCGCCCAAGGCCGCGCCATGGGCGATCAGGGCGGCCGGGTCGCCATGGCTGAGCAGGTAGCCAAGTCCCAGCAAGGACACGATGCCGCCGAACACGCCGCCCACGGTAGGCGCCTCTTTCAACACCAGTACGGACAGGCCCACGGCCAGCAGCGGCATCATCGACGCGAGGATGCCCATGTTGGTGGCCGTCGTCGTCTGTGCGGCGATGTAGGCGAGGCACTGGTACATGACCATGCCCAGCATGCCCAGCACAAACAGTTTGCCCAGATACGGTGTCACCACGGCCCGCTGCTTCCACACGGCGCGTCCAAACACGAGCGCCAGCAGCACCCCGGCCAGCAGCCAGCGGAAGAACGAGATGGCGGCCGGATCGATCACGCCCACGGCCAGCTTGCTGACGATGGTATTGATGGCCCAGATCAGCACGGCGATCACGGGAAACAGATAATGCTTGGCTTGCATGCGGCGGACTCCAGATTTCAATACCGCCATTTTCGCATGGTCTGATTCCATGGATATAATGCATATCGGACAATCGATGCGAAGAACAGGACAAAGACACCATGGCCAGCAACCAGCATTTCCCCGCCGTTTCCGACGCCCTGCCCTATCCCGTGTACTTTCGCCTCGACGATTACCGTGCGCACCAGCAATTCGATTACCAGAGCCATCCGTGGGGCCAGCTCACCTATTGTTCCACGGGCGTGATGGAAATCATGGTGGCGGGCCAGCGCTATCTGTCGCCGCCCCAGTACGCCGTGTGGATACCGCCCGAGACCCTGCACGACGGCTATATCCGCCAGGACGTCGTGTTTCACTCCGCCTACATCGATGCCAGCCTGTGCGCGCAGCTGCCGGCCCAGCCGTGCGCGCTGGTATTGAGTCCCCTGCTCAAAGCCATCCTCGGCGACTTCGCCGACAGAAACGTCACCACGCCCGCCACCGCAGCCGACCAGCGCCTGGCGCAGGTGCTGGTCGACCAGCTGCAGCTGGCGCCGTGCAGCCGCAACTACCTGCCCGGCAGTGACGAGCCCGTCATTGCGGCGCTCTTGGCCGCCCTGCAGGCGGAGCCGGGAAGTAACCGCTCACTGGCCGAGTGGGCCGCGCAATTGCACGTCACGGAGCGCACCCTGGCGCGCCGCTGCCAGCGCGAGCTGGGCATGCCGTTCGGCGAATGGCGCCAGCGCCAGCGCTTCCTGGCGGCCCTGCCCCTGCTGGAACAGGGAGAAACCGTGCAGGCGATCGCGCTGGAACTGGGCTACAGCACGGCCTCCGCCTTCATCGCCATGTTTCGCCGCCAGAGCGGCGGCACGCCGGACCAGTTCCGCCGCGGCCTGCGCTGAAAAAGCGGCTCCGCTTTGTCATGCTTTGTCATATTGGGATGCTAAAATTCAAACATCTTTCCAGAGAGCAAAAGGACGCGCATGAACCCCAGCACCGACACGGCCACCGATACCCAAGGCAGCGAACACATGCCCCAGGCATCAGAAACGACCGTGACGGCGCCAGCGCCCGTCAAGCTCGGCAAGGAAGACATCCCCACCGTATTGGGCAAGCTGCGCACCCTGGTGCAGAACAAGACGCGTTTCGAGCCGCACGACATCACGCCGCTGGGCGAGGAAGACGTGCTGCAGGATTTTTCCCTGCAAGCCAATTACGCGCTCGAAGCGCGCTTCGAACAGCGTGTGATCAATGGCTATTTCACGCCCTCGGGCAATGACTGCCGCTGTGGCTCCCACGAGGTGGGAGCGCTCGCTCACGCGCAGGAGAAGGAACGGCTGCGCCGCGCGGCGGGCAAGCTCGACAATGCCTTGCGCCAGGCGGGCCAGGCCTACAACGCCATCGAAGCGGGCGCCTACCTGCCGCACGCCGTCAAATACTGGCACCTCGATACGTGCGTCCCCTGTTCGGGCAAAGGCCGCATCGGCTGCCACACCTGCCACGGCGCGACGACGGAAACATGCTGGAACTGCCACGGCGGGCGCACCGT
This window of the Janthinobacterium agaricidamnosum genome carries:
- a CDS encoding aldo/keto reductase codes for the protein MQQRRIGNSGLNSSALGLGCMGMSEFYGATDEAQSMATLEAALAAGVTLFDTADAYGFGHNEQLLGRFLARHPGQALVATKCGLAREPGSYARRVDNSPAYIRQACEASLARLGVESIDLFYLHRLNLDTPLAESMGALAQLRQEGKIRAVGLCEVSAATLRRAAALCPVAAVQSEYSLWTREPEQGVLAACRDVGASFFAYSPLGRGFLTGAIADAASLDAGDFRHFNPRFAADNLAHNQAIVAQVRDIARAKGCTPAQLALAWLLAQGDDIIPIPGTKRIAYLHDNLGALAVRLDGAELAAMNAAFPLGMAAGARYTEEGMKGVDA
- a CDS encoding LysR family transcriptional regulator, with amino-acid sequence MRALDTHALTLFCAVARCLNFRQAAEQLHMTQPPLSRAIKTLEEKLGARLFERDTQGVALTQAGRTLLPQALHILDLLETAQTSLQRDAAPARLRLGLTSSVAAGLFRPLLAALEAQLGNVRLELTAAPSPRLVAGVRKGQLDATLLALPSATFELTVQPLARQPMMLALPAGHRLAKKRKLSLTDIAAESIYWFERARQPAFFDHCQQVFRRHGFAPAFLREAPDHHVLLGDVAAGKGMALLADSFRALRLAGVAYRPLVEGEELAAGIGLAWRKEHGHAALPLLRRLAQQHLQK
- a CDS encoding GAF domain-containing protein — its product is MTFTLNDAAYATDTPAAKQAMYADLRSQLQGLLSGETDFIANTANFSSLVFHTMPGLNWAGFYFLKGEELVLGPFQGKPACIRIKKGRGVCGTTVVEGKSIVVQDVHAFPGHIACDVNSRSELVVPVFAHGQIVGVFDLDSPLTGRFDDVDAQGVESLVRVLEAAIVAE
- a CDS encoding O-methyltransferase produces the protein MPDIDTLLSELEAFGSSNDAAHTERASRMLNITRDTGELLAVLVHARGARRLLEIGTSNGYSTLWLARAAQALGGSVVTVEKAQDKFDMAHDNFVRAQLQGVIGQLLADAGDVLRDAADGAYDFIFLDSARQQYAQWWPQLDRVLAAGGVLVVDNASSHYADMAGFIEAIRADSRYTTCLATVGKGEFIAVKSGN
- a CDS encoding DMT family transporter codes for the protein MQAKHYLFPVIAVLIWAINTIVSKLAVGVIDPAAISFFRWLLAGVLLALVFGRAVWKQRAVVTPYLGKLFVLGMLGMVMYQCLAYIAAQTTTATNMGILASMMPLLAVGLSVLVLKEAPTVGGVFGGIVSLLGLGYLLSHGDPAALIAHGAALGDALMLLACLSYAGYGVLLKRWKIPLKNWHSLLIQVWCAVPVLFVYYLSQSAPPVTGAGLPLVLFAGIPASIVAPFLWMHGLAKLGPSRATTLMNLLPVFTVIIAMLFLGETLHSYDVIGGGVTLLGVVMVQTLKRPLRRASA
- a CDS encoding AraC family transcriptional regulator; translated protein: MASNQHFPAVSDALPYPVYFRLDDYRAHQQFDYQSHPWGQLTYCSTGVMEIMVAGQRYLSPPQYAVWIPPETLHDGYIRQDVVFHSAYIDASLCAQLPAQPCALVLSPLLKAILGDFADRNVTTPATAADQRLAQVLVDQLQLAPCSRNYLPGSDEPVIAALLAALQAEPGSNRSLAEWAAQLHVTERTLARRCQRELGMPFGEWRQRQRFLAALPLLEQGETVQAIALELGYSTASAFIAMFRRQSGGTPDQFRRGLR